DNA from Gadus chalcogrammus isolate NIFS_2021 chromosome 11, NIFS_Gcha_1.0, whole genome shotgun sequence:
gggaaagaagagGATGATGCAGCGCGTCCTTTCCCATCATGTCTTGCGGCAGGTGTCAGCGATGCGCGGGCGGTCAGTGCACTTCTCCGGCTCTGAACGTCTGGGCCCGCTCTGCTGCTGCGTGCTCCTCTCGCCACGCCTAGCAGCGGGCTCTCACCGGCAGCTGTCTGTCTCCGTTGCGAGCCGTGCAGTGCAGCATCCCAAACAACAGCCCAGCGAGGAAGAAGCTCAGCCTCCTCCGCACACCCAGGCGCAGGCTCCTCAAGCGGTCGGCGCAGGTGAAGCCGGCTCCGCGGGCTCCGCGGGCTCAGGCACCGGGGGCCCCACCCTGCCTGGAGAGGAAAGCCTGGAGATAGACCCGCTGCAGGACAAGTCCATAGGCCTGATCCAGAGGTTCAAGAGGACGTTCAAACAGTACGGGAAGGTGATGATCCCGGTGCACCTGgtcacctcctccatctggcTTGGAACCTTCTACTACGCCGCTATGAAGTAAGCGACCCTCTTCTTCATTAGTCACTCACAGGGATAAAAGGCAAGCACAATTTAACACGTTTCTGTTTGTCTCTTTTAAATTTTGTGAGACCGAGTCCATTGTTGGCATACAGAAGCACATTTCTTTTTCTATTAAGCAACGTATTTGTGTTGTTTCAGGGGCGTGAATGTCGTGCCCTTCCTGGAGCTGATCGGTTTGCCTGAGTCAATAGTCGGCCTTTTGAGAAATTCTTCAAGTGGCTACGCCCTCACTGCATATGCCATGTACAAAGTAAGTGCAATCCCATTTACTTATCATTATTCTCCCTATTCTGCGTTATTATCAACTCCTACAACTCAGAGTTGTCAAAGTTGGTACACGTATAGAAACCGCGCATAAGCAGGTCTCTGGAGAGTAAAGTACCTCTGGAGCACTATAACTCGCAATCAAATAAAAGCGATCAGCCCTATCATTCCAGCTCATGGAATACTGCGCCACGACGAGTTGGCTTATGCAACCACATGAATGTTCTTCAGGAAATGCACATGCGGCCACATGTCTAGTTGTTTCTGTTCTGCTATGATGTCTTATCCCTTATTTCTTACCCGTGAGTTGATTGTTCATTGGTCAGTTGGCTTGACTCTGTTGACTCCGTCTGTTTTCCTCCCTATAGATTGCGACCCCAGCTAGATACACTGTGACCCTGGGCGGCACATCGCTCTCGGTGCAGTACCTACGCAGACACGGCTACTTCTCCACACCGCCGCCCGTCAAAGACTACATCCAGGACAAGATGGAGGAGACCAAGGAGAAACTGTCTGAGAAGATGGAGGTGACGAAGGAGAGGCTCTCAGAGAAGATGGAGGAAACGAAGGAAATGTTTTCCGGGAGGATGGAAGAGACAAAAGAGCGACTCTCTGAAAAGATGGAGGAGACCAAGGACAAGTTCTCTGAGAAACTGCAAGAGACCAAAGACAAAGTGTCAGAGGGCAAAACGTTTTTCAGGAAGAAAGTCGACTAGGGAAGGGTGATGACTGACATATCTGATATAAGTAGAGCAATGCAAGCATCTCAAAATTATGATTTTGGTTGGTCTGTTTAGCAAGATATGGCACTTCCCAGTCCTGTTCTGAAGATATTTGCACTACCGTTGTCCTCAAACGTTTCACCAACTGTCTGCTTGACTGTAAATAGCATCTCTAGTTGTCCTTGGCTGAACACGAATCACCCTCTTAAGCTGAGGCTAGACAACATCTAATCACCTAATGGTCAATGTTAGCGCAGGGCTTACTGAAGAGTTGGTACTTGTGCAAGAGATTTAGAAATAAAATACTTCTTTGGTCAATAACTTGCAGTTTCAGTTGGAGAAAGTTTTTGGGTTGCTATGCATTCAAAAATGTTTTATAACCTTTATTACAAAACGGCATCGGAAAcggctatgtggaaaatatgATTTAAGTGGGAGTCAATAAAGCCTAAAATGAATGGTGTAATTTATATGTACGAGTCCATCAGAGCCTTTAATAAGGCTGCACATTTccctgtgtctttgttttttaaataactgAAATTAAGTTTTCTAATGTATTTTTTATCAGATAGCCAAAGCTAATATATTGCGTTGTGTTGGTTTCTGATACATGTATTGAAATGAAAATGGTTCATAAAAGAGTGGCAAGAGTTTTTCTTTTAAAGTGTTTTTCTTTGGGTAAGGTTGAAACAGTTATTTGTCTTTCGAATACTTGTAAAACCTTTTAGACACATTGCAAACTGTTAGGCTAAATGATGATGGCACCTCTTTTAATTTGTCCTGAAAGTCTGTTTGCTGGCTGACTAGTCTTGTCTTGGAAAAAATCAGAATGTATAGTTGTAATGAGTCAAATTGTACTGATAGAAACACATTAAAAATATTATTGCAAATCTTACACTAATTACATAAATTAACTCGATACATTTAATCTACCGTCTCATGCATGATTAAGGTACTAAAAATGTGCTATTTTCGATGTACTAACAATGTACTTAATAGGCTAATGTCATTAAGGAAccttaaatacatttaaataaaagcaTATACTTCACTAGTTTATATTTCAAACCGTCAGAAATCTATAAGATATTAATTAAATCAAAATgcgaaaatgcaaaaaaaaaacatgtttaagCAAAATATACGAAAAGCGCGATTTATTACTTAAAGAGTTACATTAGGTAGAATGCGATGGAAATTATTCAAACTATGCATCAAAGCGACGGAATTCTTTACCATCCAAAAAGTAGTTTGAGGTGTTTAAtataatgttttattcatataAACCAATTGAGCGTGTCAGCATATGGTCGAATTTTAAGCAGTAATAAATTgcatatataatgtataggAGCTACATAAATTTAATCTTATCAGTGTAACTAATGCACAAAAACCACAGAAAAAAATAGGTTTGTCTTGCCTCGTACTGTTCTTCCAACTGTCTGCTTCACGTAACTATGAGTCAGTTAAGCACCCCTTGTGGATGGTCTGATTTGAGTTACAATGACCTCTACTGTCCAAAGTAATGAACAACTGTTTATACAGTTGGACCAAACCAGGTGCCTGATGTATTTTTCTagccttaaaaaaaacacacacacacacacacacgctcgcgcacccacacacacctgtctgttcTCCCTGAGGGGGTATGACACTGAGGACAAGACATGATTTGTATTCTAAAAATCCTTTTGCTGCATTTTCACTCCACTCAGTTGCAAATCAATGGTGAGAGGGAAACAAAGGGCTGCACTTCAAACCCAGACAGGGAGATCAGCCAACGAACGGACAGTTTCttcaatccccaatgtctgcagtctacctgtaaaCTTCCGTAAGTAGACCCTACTTCATGGTGTGGGCTTTTAAAATGCTTTATGTTCTCCCTTCCTAATAATTCCTCATAAGATAACTTTTCTATATGTTCAGTGCTTTACAATGGTCACGTTGTGCCTCTTGATTTACTCAAGCCTTCAAATATGTTGAGGGAAAAACAATGAATTCATTCACTATGCCTTTTGTCTGCTCCCTTTTAcgaaacataaatacataaattccTTAAATCTTTAAGGTTTTTATAACCCTCACCATTTACAAAGGTTGTCTTATCTCTTGCTTGGCCAGATAAGTTACTCTATGTAAGAAAAAGGAAGGCATTTCATTGAGTCTTATCGACACGCTAGACTGTAGCACAGAGTGTGTATCATTTTCTATTCCAACCCTTAGCCTCACCTTTGCCAGGGCCTAGCAGGCAAAATGCAAAACAGAATTTCTAATATTGTGACGGAAGTTCACACAGAGGACACGGACAATGTGTCTCCCTCCATTCCCCTCCCCGCTGCCCTTCTGGCCACTACAGTGTTGGTTTGGTTTACTTGTTTCATTAGTGTTAAAAGTTTTGACAGGCTACCAGATGGTTCCTTCAATAAATTCACAAGGTCTCGGTGAGATGAAATATACATAAATTCCCAGAATATGATTTAAGAAATTCATTATATTTTCTTATACAATTTATATTGTGAATGTGTCTCGAAGAGACCAGACTTGGCGAGGACATCTTCCTCTTTTTGTGTTTAACAGAGAAAAGTCATTTAGTTTAGTGTTTTGTAACGGAAAAAATCCACCCCATGTATGGAATTGATCAACGTTGATGCAGGGAGATACAGTTAGATACCACGGTATCCCCCCACTTAAAACAAAAACCCGATTGGAATAATTACTGGGGAGAAACATGAACGGAGAAACCACCTGAGTAATCACTTTTAAAGTTTTATTCATTACACTGCAGTTTGACTACAGCATAAGTACAAGCATAAAATCTTTGACTACAACAGCACTTTGAGcaacattttttaattattttcccATTATTTTCTGTAAAAGTATTGCAATAACAGACCTTAGATCTAAAACCTATTACATCACAATTGCTTAAATAAAAAGAGGCAAAATACACAACAGTTTTACctctgtgtttatatatatttatatatatataaatatatatatatatatatatatatacttactGTATATGTATTGTATGTAGTCATATACAGTCAGATATATTTCAGCACAGAGGGCAAAGGGGCAACGAGAGAGGATTAGTACTGTAAAGCAAACAGATGTAAGGAAACCCATGGTGGAAGCAGTCTTACGTGTGTGGAGGACTAGAGAGAATACTAAACTGTAGAGACAATGTGgttatcatcatcaacatggtTATTCAGATCCGGAACGATAGAAAACAGCTACTTGTTGTCAGTAGTCGAGAACAGACATGTAATTGGaaagaggaaaaataaaaataattcacTGCACGGAAGGAtatatatctacacacacacacatacacacaaaaaggcacatatacatatgtatatgtacacaaacacatttgtatacgtgtgtgtatatacatatcgTGTTATCAGTCTGAGCCCGAGTTGGTTCTTCAAGCCAGTGCaggaaatagaaaaaataaaagaaagactAGTAAGAGAGACAAGAGCTGGCAGCAGAGGCCTCCCCCaagagaaaactaaaaatgacacaacTTGCCACTTATTTGGTGCTCTGAAGAGAAAATGACGTGTTGCTATGTACACCATATATAGATAAGGATAAACATGCTCTGCGTATTTATTTTGTACAGTGGAGTTATTCTAAGTACATACTGTAAATAAACAACTGCAGGTTAAACATGACTCTTGTTCCAATATACTGTGTCACATATAACAttgtaacatatatatataaaaaaaagaatataattaaaaaaacaaaatttgAAGACATTTTGCAGAACGGCATAATTCATCAGTCAACTTCAGTCAGTCTTTGAGGCTGGTTCCCCTTTCTCAATTCTCGACCAGAGGGAATGACCGCGTTCCTTTGATCTGTTGCCCATAATTCATAATTCTCTTGTCAGGTCAAAAACTAAACAAGAATGCCAGTGTGGAGAAATGAAATAACTGTTTGGTTGTACACAACTCGAAGCAGAATATACTGAGCCAGAAATAGAGCTATTGTAAATATACTAAATTGTTTGCTGCAAATAAGTGGTGCAAGTGTAAGCTTTTGGCAGGTAGAAAAAAAAGGGGTTGGAATCACATGAAACTATATTTGTGTGAACATGAGTAAAGCTAGTTATTTAGAAACCGGCTTTGTTTCCATGTTAGTTGATCACAGAGGCTTCTCTAGTTTGGCTATGTTCACCTTCTTTCATGAGTTACAAACAAGATTACAATGATTTTTTCTACTGGAAGTTTCCCCCCAAATAATACCCAGGCAAATAAGGGTTGGGAGAAAGCTTTGTAAAGActatgaaatgttttatttgttgattatTTTAAAGGTGCGTGTCCAGTATTAACACACAGGCGATTGCGTTGTAAAAAGGGTTTTCTTTTAAGAGAAAGCGATTGTTGACATTCTATGACCATTTCCTTTATCCAGAGGTTAGTTCATCCTTATCATTACAGACTAATATTCATAGCAAAATATTTGAAGTAATAATTTTTATGTGTTGCAACCATATTTCTCTAAGCATACTTTTGCAAACCATGTTttcttgttaaaaaaagaagaaaaaaaaacaaagcacaTTTTAACGGTAGGCATTTACAAAGTCGATGCTGCTTTCTTAAAATTTATTATATTGTCTATACATTATGTTACATTATTCACaacatgtttttgtgtggtttCTACCCATTGGGCAGGATATGTGCATAATATATCTTCTAGTTATATACAGCAccttacaaacaaacacaaagaaacacagactACTTAAAAAAGCACCGTTGGAAGTGAGGCACAACGAAGGTGGAGCTTTTTGAGTGCAAGTGGGTTCCTATGTCTGCTCCACAAGCTGCCCAGGCCGCCGCTTCAACGCCTGCTCTCGGCCGCTCTCCCTGGGCTCCCCAGCGGGCGCTACGAGGGCCGGAGGAGAAGGCCTGGGGGCCCCTTCTGCAAACACTCACTGACGGTGATCTAAACCGAAGCCAAACACAACGCGGGTCTCTCTGGAGAACTGTGAGACAGCAAACCTGCCGGGACCAGGTCCGGtctggagcggggggggggggattcagggGGCCAACTGTTGCACAGAGCCTGAGTGGCGGCTTGGTCCCTcaaagaataaataataaatataataataatataataactcACAATTTTTTAATTCCGCTTTTTTTGCCCCCGGAATAAGCTTGATTGTTTGAAGGGAGCTGGTGCAGCGGTGTGCCGGAGAGCAGTGGGGTTTGTTCTGCCTGGGGGCATGTCAGCGCTACAGAGCCTGTCATAGCCAGCAGAGGAGCAGGGCTTTATATTCCATCCCAGTGCTCGGTCTGAAGTAGGGAGCGTCTTTGGAGAGTGTTTGCAGAAAGGGCTGTTCTTCCCCGACCCCGAGCTGAGGGGGCACATGGGAACAGCAGATGGTACCGGGTCCAAGACGCGGCCTGGCGGGGCTGTGGTCTGCTCAAAACTTGAACATTAGGCACCGTATTAACTCACATAATAGTAACATGCAAACCTCCTTGTAGAAAACATAAAATTCATCTTTATATCCTCATTTGTACATACGGGTGATGACCGCGATGGACTGAACGGGCTGACGCCAAAGCACGGtgaatggagagagggagagaggggagggcgggaTGAAGGACATTGAATGGTTTAAACAGCGAGGTCTGACAGTCAGAGGGGAAGAAGGGGCGTAGGggtggcgaggggggggggcagtgtttCCACTGTGCTGC
Protein-coding regions in this window:
- the fam210ab gene encoding uncharacterized protein C18orf19 homolog B, which encodes MMQRVLSHHVLRQVSAMRGRSVHFSGSERLGPLCCCVLLSPRLAAGSHRQLSVSVASRAVQHPKQQPSEEEAQPPPHTQAQAPQAVGAGEAGSAGSAGSGTGGPTLPGEESLEIDPLQDKSIGLIQRFKRTFKQYGKVMIPVHLVTSSIWLGTFYYAAMKGVNVVPFLELIGLPESIVGLLRNSSSGYALTAYAMYKIATPARYTVTLGGTSLSVQYLRRHGYFSTPPPVKDYIQDKMEETKEKLSEKMEVTKERLSEKMEETKEMFSGRMEETKERLSEKMEETKDKFSEKLQETKDKVSEGKTFFRKKVD